Proteins from a single region of Parambassis ranga chromosome 16, fParRan2.1, whole genome shotgun sequence:
- the styk1b gene encoding tyrosine-protein kinase STYK1b gives MSSLSDADFHCKHGDTICEIRVYEQEVIIVPIFLLASFLITLVFILLLRYCPEKVDRIRSSASKTTSRRVLHGIDAPPGINVLEHESIALDVPSSYSTFHPAHTNYSKTFSTSVDTPPFPPSPTLDAFKPVFTPIVQPRELPRQRLPESFNLVSPLPVAFSLRSDSTVSLYRARMENRNVVLRVLNDSADATERHNFLGFASFLAQLGPHPFLPELLGVVSLRAPLVTVVEELENRDLLSYVWQCRQEHVDPPCEMTERRIFTMAKQVASALEFLHSKDLLHGNIRAHSVLISKEFTAKLWGLHGVYTRKNQGATQKDDPSMKKWQAPELLARKPASQSSDIWSFGILLYEMATLGEAPFAEISVNELLQFHQRGKSLKKPANCSNTLYTIIKGCCQWKDQDRPSLAEVSRKLAAGEKSASDKVLKGSGTVNIEQYLQEAGYGETNSYTVF, from the exons ATGTCTTCGTTATCAGACGCTGACTTTCACTGCAAGCATGGAGACACTATCTGTG AGATCCGTGTCTATGAACAGGAGGTGATCATTGTGCCCATCTTCCTGCTGGCCAGCTTCCTGATCACTCTGGTCTTCATTTTGCTGCTGCGCTACTGTCCAGAGAAAGTCGACCGGATCCGTTCAAGTGCCTCAAAGACGACCTCCAGGAGAGTGCTGCATGGAATTGATG ctccacctggtatCAATGTCCTGGAGCATGAAAGCATTGCCTTGGATGTGCCCAGTTCCTACTCCACCTTCCATCCCGCACACACTAACTACTCCAAAACTTTCTCCACATCTGTGGACACACCCCCTTTCCCACCCAGCCCCACACTAGATGCCTTCAAGCCTGTTTTCACCCCCATTGTCCAGCCAAGAGAGCTGCCCCGCCAAAGGCTGCCTGAGTCCTTCAACCTGGTCAGTCCTCTCCCTGTGGCTTTCTCTCTGCGCTCAGACTCCACCGTGTCCCTCTACAGAGCTCGTATGGAAAACAGGAATGTGGTCTTGAGGGTGCTAAATG ACTCAGCTGAcgccacagaaagacacaactTCTTGGGTTTTGCATCCTTCCTGGCCCAGCTTGGACCACATCCATTCCTGCCTGAGCTTCTAGGCGTGGTGTCACTTCGAGCTCCTCTGgtcacagtggtggaggagctggaaaACAGAGACCTGCTCAGCTACGTGTGGCAATGCAGACAG GAACATGTGGATCCTCCATGTGAGATGACTGAAAGACGAATATTTACCATGGCCAAACAGGTGGCCTCTGCTTTG GAGTTCCTTCACAGCAAAGATCTTCTCCATGGAAACATCcgtgcccacagtgtactgatCAGTAAAGAGTTCACAGCCAAGCTTTGGGGCCTGCATGGAGTCTACACAAGGAAGAACCAAGGAGCCACTCAGAAAGATGATCCCAGCATGAAGAAATGGCAGGCACCCGAGCTGTTAGCCAGGAAGCCTGCCAGTCAGAGCAGCGACAT CTGGTCATTTGGAATCCTATTGTATGAAATGGCAACTTTGG gtGAAGCTCCGTTTGCAGAAATTTCAGTTAATGAGCTTCTGCAGTTTCATCAGCGTggaaaaagtctgaaaaaaCCTGCCAACTGCTCCAACACACT ATATACCATCATTAAAGGCTGCTGCCAATGGAAGGATCAAGATCGACCGTCTTTGGCTGAGGTGAGCCGAAAGCTCGCTGCAGGAGAGAAGAGTGCCTCTGACAAAGTCCTCAAGGGGTCTGGGACAGTAAACATTGAACAGTACCTGCAGGAGGCAGGATACGGAGAGACCAACAGCTACACTGTTTTCTGA